In Mastomys coucha isolate ucsf_1 unplaced genomic scaffold, UCSF_Mcou_1 pScaffold20, whole genome shotgun sequence, one DNA window encodes the following:
- the Lmod3 gene encoding leiomodin-3 — MMSEHSRNSEQEDTLSEELDEDEILANLSPEELKELQSEMEVMAPDPHLPVGMIQKDQTDKAPTGNFDHKSLVDYMYLQKASRRMLEDERVPVSFVQSEENTQKQHEVRDKGIKSMPQFLKEKLNSEILAKKRESNGSNNVQETEDNDEDEEEEDEDEEDDEEEDDEDEEDEVGEQTNREKNEAKEQGHNNLGTCQQPASKSPEEQKDTPETKEKSEKKIAKLDPKKLALDTSFLKVSARPSGNQTDLDGSLRRVRQNDPDMKELNLNNIENIPKEMLLDFVNAMKKNKHIKSFSLANVGADESVAFALANMLRENRSITTLNIESNFITGKGIVAIMRCLQFNETLTELRFHNQRHMLGHHAEMEISRLLKANNTLLKMGYHFELPGPRMVVTNLLTRNQDKRRQKRQEEQQQQQLKEQRKLIAMLENGLGLPPGMWERLGGPMPDPRMQEFFQPSSGRPLDAQEVPFGARKEMIKNPPQPPQCKTDPDSFRVVKLKRIQRKSRMPEAREAQEKTNLKDVIKTLKPVPRNRPPPLVEITPRDQLLNDIRHSNVAYLKPVQLPKELE, encoded by the exons atgatgtcGGAGCACAGCAGGAATTCAGAGCAAGAAGACACCCTTAGTGAGGAGCTTGATGAAGATGAAATCTTGGCCAACTTATCCCCTGAAGAGCTGAAGGAACTGCAGTCAGAGATGGAAGTCATGGCCCCTGACCCCCACCTTCCTGTGGGGATGATCCAAAAAGATCAAACTGACAAGGCTCCTACAGGAAACTTTGACCATAAGTCTCTCGTCGATTACATGTATTTGCAAAAGGCATCTAGACGCATGCTGGAAGATGAACGGGTTCCTGTCAGTTTTGTGCAGTCTGAG GAAAACACTCAAAAACAACATGAAGTAAGAGACAAAGGCATTAAAAGCATGccccagtttttaaaagaaaagctcaACAGTGAAATCCTTGCAAAGAAAAGAGAATCAAATGGGAGCAATAATGTACAAGAAACAGAAGATAacgatgaagatgaagaagaggaggatgaagatgaagaagatgatgaagaagaggatgatgaagatgaagaggatGAAGTTGGTGAACAAACCAACAGAGAAAAGAACGAAGCAAAGGAACAAGGCCACAACAATCTGGGCACCTGCCAGCAGCCGGCTAGTAAATCACCTGAAGAGCAAAAAGACACACCAGAGACCAAAGAAAAGAGTGAGAAGAAAATAGCCAAATTAGACCCTAAGAAGTTAGCTCTAGATACCAGTTTTCTGAAGGTAAGTGCAAGGCCGTCAGGGAACCAGACAGACCTGGATGGAAGTTTGAGACGAGTGAGACAGAATGACCCTGACATGAAGGAACTCAACCTGAACAACATTGAAAACATccctaaagaaatgttactgGACTTTGTCAAtgcaatgaagaaaaacaaacacatcaaaaGCTTCAGCTTAGCCAACGTCGGTGCTGATGAGAGCGTAGCGTTCGCCTTGGCCAACATGCTGCGCGAAAATAGGAGCATCACCACCCTCAATATCGAGTCCAACTTCATCACCGGGAAGGGCATCGTGGCCATCATGAGGTGCCTCCAGTTCAATGAAACGTTGACTGAACTTCGGTTTCACAACCAGAGGCATATGCTGGGCCACCACGCCGAAATGGAAATCTCGAGGCTTCTGAAGGCCAACAACACTCTGTTGAAGATGGGCTACCATTTCGAGCTTCCTGGTCCCAGAATGGTGGTAACGAATCTGCTTACCAGGAACCAGGATAAACGGAGgcagaaaagacaggaagaacagcagcagcagcaacttaAAGAGCAGAGAAAGCTGATAGCTATGTTGGAGAATGGGTTGGGGCTGCCCCCTGGGATGTGGGAGAGGTTGGGAGGACCCATGCCGGATCCCAGAATGCAGGAGTTCTTCCAGCCTTCATCCGGGCGGCCCCTCGATGCTCAGGAAGTCCCCTTTGGTGcaagaaaagaaatgatcaaaAATCCGCCCCAACCTCCACAGTGCAAGACAGACCCCGACTCCTTCAGGGTGGTAAAGCTGAAGAGAATTCAGCGCAAATCTCGAATGCCGGAAGCCAGAGAGGCACAGGAGAAAACCAACCTCAAAGATGTCATCAAAACGCTCAAGCCAGTGCCTAGAAATAGGCCGCCTCCGCTGGTGGAAATCACTCCCAGAGACCAGCTCTTGAATGACATCCGACACAGCAATGTTGCCTACCTTAAACCT